From Pseudomonas sp. StFLB209, a single genomic window includes:
- a CDS encoding efflux RND transporter periplasmic adaptor subunit: MQFKPAVPVLVTAVALATLLSGCSKKEEAAPPAQTPQVGVVTLKAQPYTLTTELPGRTTAFRVAEVRPQVNGIILKRLFTEGGDVKAGQQLYQIDPAMYEATANSARATLQSAKSLADRYKLLVNEQAVSRQEYDQAVATSREAQASLQTAEINLRYTKVLAPISGRIGRSSVTEGALVSNAQTEAMATIQQLDPIYVDVVQSSAEMLKLRSDLESGKLQKVGSNAAKVKLTLEDNSAYPQEGTLEFSEVSVDQGTGSVTLRAVFPNPEHRLLPGMFVHAQLQAGTNAKAILAPQQGVTRDQKGTPTALVVNKDNKVELRTLVANRTVGDKWLIEKGLSEGDRVITEGLQYVKPGAEVKVSEATNVKGANPAPAAATDKAAGSQGE; this comes from the coding sequence ATGCAATTCAAGCCAGCTGTTCCCGTTCTGGTCACTGCCGTCGCCCTGGCAACACTGCTCAGCGGTTGTAGCAAGAAGGAAGAAGCGGCCCCGCCCGCTCAGACTCCTCAGGTCGGCGTTGTTACCCTCAAAGCACAGCCCTACACCCTGACCACCGAGCTGCCAGGCCGCACCACCGCGTTCCGGGTGGCCGAAGTACGCCCACAGGTCAACGGCATCATTCTCAAGCGTCTGTTCACCGAGGGCGGCGACGTCAAGGCTGGCCAGCAGCTTTATCAGATTGATCCGGCCATGTACGAGGCCACGGCCAACAGCGCCCGTGCCACCCTGCAATCGGCCAAATCGCTGGCCGACCGCTACAAATTGCTGGTCAACGAGCAAGCCGTCAGCCGCCAGGAATACGACCAGGCCGTGGCCACCAGCCGCGAAGCCCAGGCGTCGCTGCAAACCGCCGAGATCAACCTGCGCTACACCAAGGTCCTGGCGCCGATCTCCGGGCGTATCGGTCGCTCTTCGGTGACTGAAGGTGCGCTGGTCAGCAATGCGCAAACCGAAGCCATGGCGACCATCCAGCAGCTCGACCCGATTTATGTGGATGTAGTGCAGTCCTCCGCCGAAATGCTCAAGCTGCGTTCGGATCTGGAAAGCGGCAAGTTGCAGAAAGTCGGCAGCAATGCCGCCAAGGTCAAGCTGACCCTGGAAGACAACAGCGCCTACCCGCAGGAAGGCACGCTTGAGTTTTCCGAGGTTTCGGTCGACCAGGGCACCGGTTCGGTCACCCTGCGTGCCGTGTTCCCAAACCCTGAGCATCGTCTGCTGCCAGGCATGTTCGTTCACGCCCAGTTACAGGCGGGCACTAACGCCAAGGCCATTCTCGCGCCGCAGCAGGGCGTGACCCGCGACCAGAAAGGCACGCCGACCGCACTGGTCGTCAATAAGGACAACAAGGTCGAGCTGCGCACCCTGGTGGCCAACCGCACCGTGGGCGACAAGTGGCTGATCGAAAAAGGCCTGAGCGAAGGTGACCGGGTAATCACCGAGGGCCTGCAGTACGTCAAGCCTGGTGCCGAAGTCAAAGTATCCGAAGCGACCAACGTCAAAGGCGCCAACCCGGCACCTGCTGCGGCCACTGACAAAGCCGCTGGCAGCCAAGGGGAGTAA
- a CDS encoding efflux RND transporter permease subunit has translation MSKFFIDRPIFAWVIALVIMLVGGLSILKLPINQYPSIAPPAIAIQVTYPGASAQTVQDTVVQVIEQQLNGIDNLRYVSSESTSDGSMTITVTFEQGTNPDTAQVQVQNKLNLATPLLPQEVQQQGIRVTKAVKNFLMVIGLVSEDGSLTKEDLANYIVSNMQDPISRTSGVGDFQVFGAQYAMRIWLDPAKLNNFQLTPDDVRTAVSAQNVQVASGQLGGLPAVQGQQLNATIIGKTRLQTAEQFENILLKVNTDGSQVRLKDVATVGLGAQNYSVDSQFNGKPASGLAIKLAPGANALDTAKAIRATVSSLEPFFPPGMKVVFPYDTTPVVSESISGVVHTLLEAVVLVFLVMYLFLQNFRATVITTLTVPVVLLGTFGILAAFGFTINTLTMFGMVLAIGLLVDDAIVVVENVERVMIEDKLSPRDATIRSMEQIQGALVGIALVLSAVLLPMAFFGGSTGVIYKQFSITIVSAMALSVIVALIFTPALCATMLKPIDHSHDLEKRGFFGWFNRTFDRGVHGYERGVAGMLKHKWPAYLGYVLICVGMVWMFNRIPAAFLPEEDQGVMFVQVQTPAGSTAERTQQVMDTMREHLLSKESDSVQSVFTVNGFNFAGRGQNSGIAFVLLKPWGEREGAHNSVFELAKRAQGYFFTLRDAMVFAVVPPSVLELGNATGFDVYLQDQGGVGHDKLMQARNQLLGAAAQSKILAGVRPNGLNDEPQYQLSIDDERARALGISLADINSTLSIAFGSSYVNDFIDRGRVKKVYLQGNADARMTPEDLNKWYVRNGSGQMVPFSAFSSGEWVFGSPKLSRYNGVPAEEVLGTPAPGYSTGQAMAEIERLAKDLPAGIGISWTGLSYEERLSGSQAPALYALSLLVVFLCLAALYESWSIPIAVMLVVPLGVIGALMATSLRGLSNDVFFQVGLLVTVGLAAKNAILIVEFAKELHEQGKGLVEATIEACRMRLRPIIMTSMAFILGVVPLVIASGAGSGSQHSIGTGVIGGMITAVVLAIFWVPLFFVSISGLFKSKQKNIPQHEAGQ, from the coding sequence ATGTCGAAATTCTTTATTGATCGCCCTATTTTTGCCTGGGTGATCGCCTTGGTGATCATGCTGGTGGGCGGCCTGTCGATTCTCAAGCTGCCGATCAACCAGTACCCGAGCATCGCCCCGCCAGCCATCGCCATTCAGGTCACCTATCCGGGTGCCTCGGCGCAGACGGTCCAGGATACGGTGGTTCAGGTCATTGAGCAGCAGCTCAACGGCATCGACAACCTGCGTTATGTGAGTTCGGAAAGTACCTCCGACGGCAGCATGACCATTACCGTGACCTTCGAACAAGGCACCAACCCTGACACCGCCCAGGTTCAGGTGCAGAACAAGCTGAACCTGGCCACGCCTCTGTTGCCGCAGGAAGTGCAGCAACAGGGTATTCGCGTTACCAAGGCCGTGAAAAACTTCCTGATGGTGATCGGTCTGGTATCTGAAGACGGCAGCCTGACCAAGGAAGACCTGGCCAACTACATCGTCTCCAACATGCAGGACCCTATTTCGCGGACCTCAGGGGTAGGCGACTTCCAGGTATTCGGTGCCCAGTATGCGATGCGGATCTGGCTCGACCCGGCCAAGCTGAACAACTTTCAGTTGACCCCGGATGATGTCAGGACTGCGGTCAGTGCCCAGAACGTCCAGGTTGCTTCCGGCCAGTTGGGCGGCCTGCCAGCCGTTCAGGGCCAGCAACTCAACGCGACCATTATTGGCAAGACCCGGCTGCAGACTGCCGAGCAATTTGAAAACATCCTGCTCAAGGTCAACACCGACGGCTCTCAAGTACGCTTGAAAGATGTCGCGACCGTGGGCCTGGGTGCACAGAACTATAGCGTCGACTCGCAGTTCAACGGTAAACCGGCTTCTGGTCTGGCGATCAAACTGGCACCGGGTGCCAACGCCCTGGATACGGCCAAAGCGATTCGTGCGACCGTGAGCTCGCTGGAGCCGTTCTTTCCGCCGGGCATGAAGGTCGTATTCCCGTATGACACCACCCCGGTGGTCAGCGAGTCGATCTCCGGCGTAGTCCACACCCTGCTCGAAGCCGTGGTTCTGGTCTTTCTGGTGATGTACCTGTTCCTGCAGAACTTCCGCGCCACGGTGATTACCACCCTGACTGTGCCGGTGGTACTGCTGGGCACCTTCGGTATCCTCGCGGCATTCGGCTTCACCATCAACACCCTGACCATGTTCGGTATGGTACTGGCCATCGGCTTGCTGGTGGACGATGCCATCGTTGTGGTGGAAAACGTCGAACGGGTGATGATCGAAGATAAACTCTCACCACGCGATGCGACGATCCGCTCCATGGAGCAGATTCAGGGCGCGCTGGTAGGTATTGCCCTGGTGCTGTCGGCAGTACTGCTGCCCATGGCGTTCTTCGGTGGTTCTACCGGGGTCATCTATAAGCAGTTCTCGATCACCATCGTCTCGGCCATGGCCCTGTCGGTGATCGTGGCACTGATCTTCACCCCGGCGCTGTGCGCCACCATGCTCAAACCTATCGACCACTCCCACGATCTGGAGAAACGCGGGTTTTTCGGCTGGTTCAACCGCACCTTCGACCGTGGCGTTCACGGTTACGAGCGCGGCGTGGCCGGGATGCTCAAGCACAAGTGGCCAGCCTACCTGGGCTACGTACTGATCTGCGTCGGCATGGTCTGGATGTTCAACCGCATCCCGGCCGCGTTCCTGCCAGAGGAAGACCAGGGCGTGATGTTCGTGCAGGTGCAGACCCCGGCCGGTTCCACTGCCGAGCGCACCCAGCAGGTCATGGACACCATGCGTGAGCACTTGCTGAGCAAGGAATCCGATTCGGTACAGTCGGTGTTTACCGTCAACGGCTTCAACTTTGCAGGCCGGGGCCAGAACTCGGGTATCGCCTTCGTATTGCTTAAACCGTGGGGTGAGCGCGAAGGCGCGCACAACAGCGTGTTCGAGCTGGCCAAGCGTGCACAGGGCTACTTCTTTACCCTGCGCGATGCAATGGTGTTCGCAGTGGTCCCGCCTTCGGTACTGGAACTGGGTAACGCCACCGGTTTCGACGTCTACCTGCAGGACCAGGGCGGTGTCGGCCATGACAAACTCATGCAGGCACGCAATCAGTTGCTCGGGGCAGCAGCGCAAAGCAAGATCCTCGCGGGTGTACGCCCCAACGGCCTGAACGATGAGCCGCAATATCAGCTCAGCATTGATGACGAGCGCGCCCGCGCCTTGGGCATCAGCCTGGCGGACATTAACAGCACCCTGTCGATTGCTTTCGGTAGTAGCTACGTAAACGACTTCATTGATCGTGGCCGGGTCAAGAAGGTTTACCTGCAGGGTAATGCCGATGCGCGCATGACCCCTGAAGACCTGAACAAGTGGTACGTGCGTAATGGCTCCGGGCAAATGGTGCCGTTCTCGGCGTTCAGCAGCGGCGAGTGGGTGTTTGGTTCGCCAAAACTGTCGCGTTACAACGGTGTACCTGCCGAGGAAGTACTGGGTACTCCGGCACCGGGCTACAGTACCGGCCAGGCCATGGCCGAGATCGAGCGGCTGGCCAAGGATCTGCCTGCGGGCATCGGTATCTCCTGGACCGGCCTGTCGTACGAAGAACGCTTGTCCGGCTCTCAGGCGCCGGCCCTCTACGCCCTGTCGCTGCTGGTCGTATTCCTCTGCCTGGCGGCCCTGTATGAGAGCTGGTCGATCCCGATTGCAGTCATGCTGGTCGTACCGCTGGGGGTTATCGGTGCACTGATGGCAACCAGCTTGCGCGGCTTGTCCAATGACGTGTTCTTCCAGGTCGGGCTATTGGTGACAGTGGGTCTGGCAGCGAAGAACGCCATTCTGATCGTCGAGTTCGCCAAGGAACTGCACGAACAGGGCAAAGGCCTGGTAGAGGCTACAATCGAAGCCTGCCGGATGCGTTTGCGCCCGATCATCATGACTTCGATGGCGTTTATTCTGGGTGTTGTACCACTGGTCATTGCCAGCGGCGCAGGCTCGGGTAGCCAGCATTCGATTGGTACTGGCGTAATTGGCGGTATGATTACCGCCGTCGTTTTGGCGATCTTCTGGGTGCCGCTGTTCTTTGTCTCGATTTCGGGGCTGTTCAAGAGCAAACAGAAAAACATTCCACAGCATGAGGCTGGCCAATGA